In the Bos indicus x Bos taurus breed Angus x Brahman F1 hybrid chromosome 20, Bos_hybrid_MaternalHap_v2.0, whole genome shotgun sequence genome, one interval contains:
- the DUSP1 gene encoding dual specificity protein phosphatase 1: MVMEVVSLDAGGLRTLLRERAAQCLLLDCRSFFAFNAGHIAGSVNVRFSTIVRRRAKGAMGLEHIVPNAELRGRLLAGAYHAVVLLDERSAALDCAKRDGTLALAAGALCREARSAQIFLLKGGYEAFSASYPELCSKQSTPMGLSLPLSTSVPDSAESGCSSCSTPLYDQGGPVEILPFLYLGSAYHASRKDMLDALGITALINVSANCPNHFEGHYQYKSIPVEDNHKADISSWFNEAIDFIDSIKNAGGRVFVHCQAGISRSATICLAYLMRTNRVKLDEAFEFVKQRRSIISPNFSFMGQLLQFESQVLAPHCSAEAGSPAMAVLDCSTSTTTVFNFPVSIPVHPTNSALSYLQSPITTSPSC; encoded by the exons ATGGTCATGGAAGTGGTCTCTCTGGACGCCGGAGGCCTCCGGACGCTGCTGAGGGAGCGCGCGGCGCAGTGCTTGCTGTTGGACTGTCGCTCCTTCTTCGCTTTCAACGCCGGCCACATCGCCGGCTCGGTCAACGTGCGCTTCAGCACCATCGTGCGTCGGCGGGCCAAGGGCGCCATGGGTCTGGAGCACATCGTGCCCAACGCCGAGCTGCGCGGCCGCCTGCTGGCCGGCGCCTACCACGCCGTGGTGCTGCTGGACGAGCGCAGCGCCGCGCTGGACTGCGCCAAGCGCGACGGCACCCTGGCCCTGGCCGCCGGGGCGCTCTGCCGCGAGGCGCGCAGCGCGCAAATCTTTTTGCTCAAAG GAGGATATGAAGCTTTTTCTGCTTCCTACCCGGAGCTGTGCAGCAAACAGTCGACCCCCATGGGGCTCAGCCTTCCCCTGAGTACTAGTGTCCCTGACAGCGCTGAATCGGGGTGCAGTTCCTGCAGCACCCCGCTCTACGATCAG GGTGGCCCAGTAGAGATCCTGCCCTTTCTGTACCTGGGCAGTGCCTATCATGCTTCCCGCAAGGACATGCTGGATGCCTTGGGCATCACTGCCTTGATCAACGTCTCTGCGAACTGTCCCAACCATTTCGAGGGTCACTACCAGTACAAGAGCATCCCCGTGGAGGACAACCACAAGGCGGACATCAGCTCCTGGTTCAATGAGGCAATTGACTTCATAG ACTCCATCAAGAATGCTGGTGGAAGGGTGTTTGTGCACTGCCAGGCGGGCATTTCCCGATCGGCCACCATCTGCCTCGCTTACCTCATGAGGACTAATCGAGTCAAGCTGGATGAGGCCTTTGAGTTTGTGAAGCAGAGGAGAAGCATCATCTCCCCCAACTTCAGCTTCATGGGCCAGCTGCTGCAGTTTGAGTCGCAGGTCCTGGCCCCCCACTGCTCGGCAGAGGCGGGGAGCCCCGCCATGGCTGTGCTTGACTGCAGCACCTCCACCACCACCGTCTTCAACTTCCCGGTCTCCATTCCCGTCCACCCCACAAACAGTGCATTGAGCTACCTTCAGAGCCCTATCACGACCTCTCCCAGCTGCTGA